One bacterium genomic window, GACGTAGCGGCCATTAACCGGCAAATCGATGAAGCGAATTTCAGAGACTCCATGTTTTTCACGACGTGCTTTTGCGCGAGGTGTCAAACCGGCTTTTGCAGTCAAAGCGGCTGCCGTGAATTCGGACTTGTTAAAAATACCTTTGTCAGTGAAGAACACCCAAATCTTGACTTTGCCATCGATTTGATTCTTCGCGAGATAGTCGACGGCGCGGTCGGAAATCGGAACTTCACTTTTCGCGGTGAAGTAGCTCGGGTCCTGAAAATCGGGACGCTGTTTTGCGACAGTAATACCGACAATCAAGAGCATTGCAATCAACGCCCCAGTGCCAAAAACTTTCATGCTCACCTCGTGCGTGGTCCTATGTTGAAGTAGACGTTACATATCCAAGATATCAACTAATTTCAATTCTGTCAACAATTTAGTCGGCAACGAGCCGGACACAATCTTTCGAACTTCAGGAAACAAGACGCGATTCAACTGTCTGTAAGTACATCGGCTGATTTGCTGATATTCGTCAGTTTTGTCTGGACGTTTCACGGTTCGCTACGTAATCTAACCAGCTGAATGAACAAGAGTTTCCGGAAATTCGTGGTATATGCGCTTTGCTTCGCAGGTCTTGCAGGTTGTTCGCGCGACAACTCCGAGATAACCCAAAGCGAGTGGGAGAAACTGATAGCGATCAGGGGTGAGGCCCGTGAAGCCTACCGGCGTGAAATCGCGTCGAATTATGTAGATGCGACTAAGACTGATTCACTTGGTGTTCAGCCAGATAGCGGGCAGACGTATGACGATATCTTGGCCGAATTGACGAAGGACGAGAATCTGAAGCTGCTTCAAAAAATAGAAGACAGTTATTCTGCGGATTCCGAAGATGAACGAAAGGTGCGACGGTTGCGCCACTTTCTGTTGAATTCGGTAGTCCAGCAACGAAAAGATGAAGTTGAGCGCTATTTGACGGAGATGCGAAACATCAGCGCTGTCGTCGTTGGAGACAAGAAGTTGGGGCTTGGCGATCTGCAGGAAATTTTGGCGAACGATAGCGACCGTGATCTGAGGCAACGGGCGTATTACGCATGGATCCCCGAACTTGAGAAAGAAAACGCTGTAATTGAGAGCATAGTTGAGATTGAAGACTCTACGGCATTTGACATGGGATATGGAGATTATACTTCGCTTTGCCAGGAGCGTCAAGAACTCGACTACGGAACGCTTGCAGAGCAGGCTCGCAGTACGGTGCGACAGACGGACAGCATTTTCACGACGCTCGCCAAGTTGGCGGTGCCGGAATTGTCGGGATTGAAGTATGAGATGTTGCGGGGGTATGACTTACCGTACTTAGTCGGCACCTCTCCATTTGATGAATATTTTCAGAGCGGCGATCAATTTGAACGGTGCGACCAAGTGTTGAAGCAGTTGGGGTTAGGATTCGATGACACGAATCTACCGACGGTTGCGCGGCAACAGAGTCGAGTGAATACTCGCGCAGCAACTTACGCAGTGAATATTCCCGATGACATTAGAGTCGTTCTGCCGAGCGACTCCGGACTTTGGGCGACATCGGCGCTGTTCCACGAAATCGGCCATACGCTTCATTGGGTAAACACAACGGAGCGTGAATTTGAGTTTACGCAGCTTGGTGGCGGCGCCTTGAAGGAAGCGTATGCGTTTCTTTTCGAAGGACTGCTTGACGAGCCGGAGTTTGTGAGTGCCAACTTCGGAATTCCAGTTGGCGAGGTGAACCAGTATCTGCGACAACGAGCGTTCGTGCAACTGCTTGCAGTGCGATCGTATTGTGGTGACTTTTTGTTTGAGCTTGAGGTGTATGGCGGAGCGACAGATCCGCGACTTGCTTATGAGCAGATCAATAAACCGCTTGGCGCGTTTAGCTGGAACGAAGTCGATCGCGAATTGATGTTTCGACGACTCGATGGGTTTGCTTCAGCGGAATACTTGACGGGTTGGTTTTTGGCGGCGCAGATTCGCGAGTATCTTCGCGACGAGTTTGGCGACCAATGGTACATGTCGGCAGATGCCGGTAGTTTTCTCAAAGGGCTTTGGGCTCACGGAACGCGCAAGTCAGAATTGGAGATTGCGGCGATCATCGGCGACAGCACGATTACTCCCGATGCATTGGTGAGGCACCTCACTGCAATCTCGACGCGATAGACAGTTACCAGAGACTTCTTTCTAATCAGAATCTTCCTAAACAACAGGAATACTTTTCCTCGACGATGCTGTTAGTCATCCGAGTCGCATTTTTCACACGCCCCGGAAATTGTTATCAGCGAGCAAGTTAGCAGCTTGGTTGTCGAGTTGGCATTACTCTTGCAAAGCAGTTTCACGGCAAGAAGGCGCAAGTCGCCATTTGGAGGATTAGTAATGGCCGAAAAAGAAGTCGAACAGCAACCGCAAAGTGAACCGCCGAAAGCGAAGGCGGGCGGAAAATCACCAATGATGCTGATTATCGGCGGCGCGGGTGTATTCGTGTTAGCCGTAGTGATATTCTCACTCCAACTTGGCGTGTTCAGCGATTCAAATGTCAAGCCGGGAGCACTCACCGCTGACAGTCTTGCTCAGGCAGCCGACACCGCACATCACGAAGAGGCCGAAGAAGAGGAAGCGGATCCGTATCAGGCTCTCTTTGAAGGATACGGCGGCGAAGATGAAAGCGGACTAATGAGCGATACCGCAATCGTACGCGACTCCATCGAGAAGAGCGTTTGGTTCATTCAGCAGAAGCAGGATCTCGATCGCCAGATTGCACAAATGGAACTCGAAAAGACGCAACTCAATACTCTGAAGAGCCAGGTAGAAGCCTTAATGGATCGCAAGAAGTCGATGGAAGAAGGCAATATATCGCAAATGGCAAAGCTTTATGAAGGAATGGGCACCGAGGAATTGGTTCCGATTCTTTCTAATCTCACGGACGCACAAGTCAGCGTGCTAATCAGCAAGATGAAAAAAGCGAAAGCCTCGGAGGTTCTCGGCAAGATGGCTCCGGAACGCGCGGCAAGAATTACACAGTACATTATCTCGATGAGCGAATAAGAAACGATGATCCCACTGCTTAACATAATCGCCCCGCAAGCATCTGAAGCCCCGACCCAGGTCGGAGCGGCGACAAACGGCCAACCTTCCGGGGATGGTCTTTTTGCACAGATGTTTGCTGAAGCGATGGGCACAGTGCCACAGCAGACGGCGATTCCGACTATCGGTATCCCGGTCAACGGAGTTGTGGGCACTGGCGTTAGGGAGTTACAGGTTGCAGTAGCGGAACTGTTGCCGATTACCAGTGACAGTGAAGCCGTTGATGACGTTGTCATTCTGCCTCAGACAGAAACTGTTGAAAATCTGCCAATCGCGAAAGATCAAGAGACAATCACAGCATTACCGAGTCAAGATGTCAATGAAGTACTGCCGGTTAGCGAGAATGTTGCTAATGCGGCTGTTGTGATTGCGCCGAATGTACAAACTGGCAATCCAGTGTTCGAACTCACGGCCAAAGCGTTTCCGATCTCAATGGAATCGACATTGGTTGGTCGCATTGAAACTGAGTTAGCAACGCTAACCGACAAGAACTCGAACGGCGTTATGATTAATGCCAACGTCGAAATGAGTGACGACGCGGCCAAAGTGCTTTCAGGCGAAGTCATGAACGAGAAATCGTCAGTCGTTCCTCAGATCGTAGCCGAAGATGCCGTACCGGCGATCAAATCTTCCGTGCAACAGGCATCGAAGAACACAGGCTTGCTCAAGTCAGAATTGAAACGGTCATTCCCGAATTTGAATATCGAGTCGGCATCCGCGAAAGTGAATGTCCAAATCAAGTTAAACAACGCGCAAAGTGAAGTACAAGCTAAGCCGGAAGTTGCGACAATAGCTCAACGTGTCGTTGTGGCTTCGGATCTGCCGATCGCAGCGGCGCCGCGATTTGTGGCGGCAACGGCGATCAGCGGACAAGCCTCGAAACCGGTAAAGCTGGTGCGTGATGCCCATGCGTCGGCGAAGACAGTGACTCCGTCCGACCCGAAGCCGATGCAGGAAACTGAAAACTCCCCCAGTGCCGAACCTCGTTTGGTTGCGCGCAAACCGGTGCAGACGGCATTGAAGCAGCAGGGATTTGACATTGAGAAATTGATCAACGCTGGTGGTAACGCGAAAGAAACGCTGGTGGAAAACCTCGCAATCGACAAAACGGATTTCAAGGTAGCAGTAGACAAGCAAGTAACGCAGGTAACGGATAACAGCTTCGAGCTAAACGGTACAGAGCGATTTAAATTGGATATCAAGCAAAGCCACATCGAAGCACTGCTTAAGAAGGGCGAAATCAAGATTCAGCTTCAGCCGGAACATCTCGGCAATCTGAAGATCCGCTTGATGACAACTCCAACTGAAGTCAATGCGCGCCTTGAGACGTCGAGCGAAGACGCTCGTCGCGCAGTCGAGCATTCACTCCCGCAATTGCGCGAGAGCTTCGAACGTGCCGGTCTTAGATTGAATAGCATTGAAGTCTCAGTAAATGACGATAGCAATTCGCGTCGCCAAAGCGCGTTCCAACAGGAATGGCGCGGTCGAAACAGCGAATCACGCGCGAATGAAGGCAAGTTTAGCGCGGACATTCCGGCGACAGCCGAGATATCACAGAACTTGTACACCGCGTACGGCGGTGCGCTGAACCTGGTGGCATGAGGACAAAATGGAACCACAGTCAATCAGTTCGATGTTAGCTCCGCAGACGACCGAAGCGACCCAGGCGTCGAACGGCGTGCTCGGCAAAGATGATTTTCTGAAAATGTTGACGGCGCAGATGCGGTATCAGAACCCGCTGGAACCGATGAAAGATCAAGAGTTCATCGGACAAATGACGCAGTTTTCTTCGCTGGAGCAGTTACAGAACCTCAACGAGACCATGTCGACGAATGCACAGTGGAATATGCTGCTGTCGCAAACGATCAACAATACGATGGCGACTTCGCTTATCGGAAAGACAGTCACCGCTGATTCCAGCGTAACGGCAGTCGGCAGCGATCACGTATCGCCG contains:
- a CDS encoding flagellar hook assembly protein FlgD, encoding MEPQSISSMLAPQTTEATQASNGVLGKDDFLKMLTAQMRYQNPLEPMKDQEFIGQMTQFSSLEQLQNLNETMSTNAQWNMLLSQTINNTMATSLIGKTVTADSSVTAVGSDHVSPISFTTTDFALSGVVSIYDAEGTVVRTFTVSQLQPGEHSLAWNGNDNAGNDLPAGNYGYKVTLSDPQGKAVSAAGFNKGLVTGVDYIDGQAYLLVEGGMIPLASVRTVSGG
- a CDS encoding flagellar hook-length control protein FliK, producing the protein MIPLLNIIAPQASEAPTQVGAATNGQPSGDGLFAQMFAEAMGTVPQQTAIPTIGIPVNGVVGTGVRELQVAVAELLPITSDSEAVDDVVILPQTETVENLPIAKDQETITALPSQDVNEVLPVSENVANAAVVIAPNVQTGNPVFELTAKAFPISMESTLVGRIETELATLTDKNSNGVMINANVEMSDDAAKVLSGEVMNEKSSVVPQIVAEDAVPAIKSSVQQASKNTGLLKSELKRSFPNLNIESASAKVNVQIKLNNAQSEVQAKPEVATIAQRVVVASDLPIAAAPRFVAATAISGQASKPVKLVRDAHASAKTVTPSDPKPMQETENSPSAEPRLVARKPVQTALKQQGFDIEKLINAGGNAKETLVENLAIDKTDFKVAVDKQVTQVTDNSFELNGTERFKLDIKQSHIEALLKKGEIKIQLQPEHLGNLKIRLMTTPTEVNARLETSSEDARRAVEHSLPQLRESFERAGLRLNSIEVSVNDDSNSRRQSAFQQEWRGRNSESRANEGKFSADIPATAEISQNLYTAYGGALNLVA